The window CAGGAACTGCATGTGAAAGTGAACATGTAACCGTCTGATGCTGTTTCACCTGCAGCGCGTCATTCAGTGTGATAATGAGATGCATCTCTAATGCTCCTCTCAGAATCAAGGCCTGCTGAACCTGAGCACGAGCTCTGAGCTGCACGTCAATCCTGCGACCTGAGAGAGAATCCTCATGCTGTAATAACAGATCAATAGCGTGCAGACTTAATCATGGTAATAACGCTCATAATAACAGTAATAGTCCTGTAGTGCCGTTTAGATAAAGCTGTTACAGAATGTCAGTGTGTTTTCCTAATGCTGCAGCATCACCATGGAAACCGCACTCATAAATACCAAAATAGCATCACAGTCTCAGCTTTTTTCCCTTTTGGTCTAATTATATCTACAAGATTCTCCGTTTGTGCATCTTTATTTAGTTCCTGTGTTTGTGTACAGAGTGTTTGTACTTGTCATGGCATgtagtttagtgtgtgtgtgtgtgtgtgtatgtgtgtgtgcactatgtgtgtgtgtgtgtgtgaggattaGTTTCAACACAAGGACTGAGTAACATGTCTGTGAactggaatatttgtacttttagaaATTCACTGGTGAACTGACAAAAAGCTGATCAAAATGATcagaagaaatggtgaccagaggcagaaaaatatataattattgcaTCATTAAAAATAGTATCTGTGCTGAAAAGCGCATTTCTTCTGATATTGACTGTTGTAGAAAAAACATTTCTTACAAAGATCAGTACAATGCACTGAAGCTTCtgcagtaaaaataataatataattaatccTTCAGATTTCTGTTACTGGAAATCCTTTAGTAAAATCAACAACTAACCCTACAGGACTTTAAATGGTCTGTCTGAGCAGATAGGAAGTGACATCAGCAGTCATATGAGCACTTCCTCCACTGGAACCCCTGTAACGCACTCATCTGAACACGGTTGACACCGGGATCACTGTCAGGACGGATCACAAACCCCGACAGGAACTGAGGAACAGTCAGAGGAAGTTTGTGTTCCGTTGAGATTCAAGGATCATATAACTGGAAAAGAGTTCATGAAATAATCATGTGATTCAGTGACTGAAGCTGTAATGaatctcacacagacactcacaatcGCAGGACATTTTTCACATTCTCTGCGctcattttggggggaaatctgcagaattctgtgtAATGGTTTAAAGACTGTGAGTATGAGTGGGATGGAATAAACGCAGAGGACTCGAGACAGCTGAACTTATTTGAACTTGACACTGGGGTTGCGAACACAAACTGCGTTCTGTATCAAATCCATACCGGACGCtgattgtcccgtattttagtgtctcacacccaaacgtctcagaatgtttcacaaaccgagagaaatggacctgaaacgaGGGctgtggtaacgattctagggccCCACAGCAGATTCTAAACGGTATTTTTTAACAGGAAAGGGGCGCAGAATACGTTGTATGGCCTTGCCTGAAACACAAACCTTCCACGTGAGTTctgtgagatatcggctgttaAATGTCACACGGACAGAAGTGGCCGGGGCAAAGATCAATGACAATCTGCGCACGTATTCGGTCTCGTTTtctcaagtcaaatcatttttatttgtatagcgcttttcacaacacacatcgtttcaaagcaactttacagaaaatcatgcattaacagaaaatggaaAATGATGGTGTAATGTCATAAAGTCCTCACTGTGCGGTTTAATAACATgattgaaaatcctgctttaaaAATGATTGTCTTTAGGCCTCCAGTGAGCAACCTACAGGTGTTTCCTGTCAGAAACAGGGAATTCTGTCAAACTTACAGCATTCAAGAGTATGATAATTGTGTAATACCCGTAAATGCACATTTTCATGATATGTCAGTGCTCATTCTGGAAGAACGACTCAATGAAGGtgagaaaaactgcagcacttttagtacaaaagtacagtacaggtttagttaaaaatgtacttaatgtTATTTTCTTATGTTTCCCTTGtgatttactgccaaaacaatgacactgtAATTCAAGGAGAAATGCACTATTTTTTATACTTTCTCTCCCATAAAAAATCCTACAATGCTTGGCTGCTTAAACCGGTACTAAGTCTTGTACTATAACAGTGGCCCTGGATGgccaaatacattttgttttgttatatatactatttttaactGTCTACAGACTGATGAGCCCAATTTTCAACAGAAAGCCGATTTGTTGAGCTTTAAAAACGGAAAGGCTTCAGCTTAATTATGGGGAATAAAACACTTGATAGaaaacattttttctccattgatTGCAGCTTCATTATTTTGGCAAAACAATTTATTAAAAGTGAAGACTGATAAAAATGTGGTTCTTCCTGGTCGTTGTATTAAAGCGGTTTTCCTTTTAAGcatcttaggggctgttcacacagaacataTTTTTGCgtctgtctgcgctgtttttccaattgtttttctCTGTAAACAAGCTCTAGATAGATCACTTTAACTGTTGTGCAGCGTCTCACGCAGGAGTCCCGCTGGAAAAAAGTCACATATTTTAGACCTGGAATTTCCCGTATTCAGCtggtagaaatttggcaaccctacttgacacagtgtcttaaaaatgTGGCGCTCACGTTGCAAGATGCTGACAAACTGAGATCGCATAGCAATAGGCAAAGTTATTCATCTAGTGtatgtttataattataataatagtgcAGTCAGAACACAAGAACACATCCTGTTTAAACAGAGCTCAGAGCAATACACAGCTGAAAGCATTATCATTATCAAAATCATTTTTGTCAAATTAGTAGAACTGAAGTTCTGCAATCACACAAATTaacaatattaattttattattgcataatttttgtatattaatgtatttttgcatatttttgtcaTATAGAAATTCACATTTGCCAGTAAAGCAATCATTTGAGCTGTGATgcaggaatacatttattgatatTAACAATAAAATCAGTAAAAAGTGAATTAACGCCTAATTTATTCAGGGCTATGTTCAAATATTCTGACTGTAGGACGTCTTAACTGATATTGATCTTTCATTGGGCTCTTAATTATTGAATTAACTTTTTCCATTAAAGTTCATTACAAATGAACATATTTACAGAGAAAAACTCATTGCTTCATCTTTAATTCATGGAGCTCTGGGCTTTAAAGCTCTTTTCATTAATTCTCCTTTGTtacccttatgaaaatttaccaCAGTTCTTGCACAGTGTCCAGAGTTTAACTGATATTAGTAAGATCATGGTAATCACAGGGAAAAGCATGGTTAGATGTAATTATGGTAATCTAtggaatttgtaatgaaaaacaatatcctAAACACATGCAGAAATGATAGAAACAGCCTCTAGAAAAGTGACTAATATTCccctaatattaaatatttaatataattataataagtcaaatttacaataaatattaacGTTTCTGCCAAAACACCAGTGTTACTACGGTAAACACAAAGTACATTTCTATATGTGTGGACTGaattgtttaattgtgcagcactGTTATCACACTTTTAAACTATTTGGGTTTTGGtgtttagggttaaggttagggttaaggttaaggttagggttaggattaggttaggattaaggttagggttaaggtcAGGGTTAGGTTAGGATTAAGGTTAGGGAAAAGGTTAGGGAAAAGGTTAggattaaggttagggttaaggttagggttagggttaggattaaggttagggttaaggttagggttagggttaggttaggattaaggttagggttaaggttaggatcaAGGTTAGGATTaagtttagggttaaggttagggttaaggttagggttagggttaggattaaggttagggttaaggtcagggttagggttagtattAAGGTTAGGATTAatgttagggttaaggttagggttaaggttaggttagggttagggttaaggttagggttaaggttagggttagggttaggattaaggTTAGGAataaggttagggttaaggttagggttaaggttaggattaagTTTAggattaaggttagggttagggttaggattaaggTTAGGATTAAGGTTAggattaaggttagggttaaggttagggttaaggttagggttagggttaggattaaggttagggttaaggtcAGGGTTAGGTTAGGATTAAGGTTAGGATTAATGTTAGGGaaaaggttagggttaaggttaggttagggttaggattaaggttaggtttaaggttagggttaaggttaggttagggttaggattaaggttagggttaaggttagggttaaggttagggttaaggttagggttagggttaggattaaggttagggttaaggtcAGGGTTAGGTTAGGATTAAGGTTAGGATTAAGGTTAGGGaaaaggttagggttaaggttaggtcaGGGTTAGgattatggttaggtttaaggttagggttaaggttaggttagggttaggattaaagttaggtttatgtttagggttaaggttacggttaaggttagggttaaggttaaggttaggtttaggattaaggttagggttaaggtcAGGGTTAGGTTAGGATTAAGGTTAGGATTAAGGTTAGGGaaaaggttagggttaaggttcgGATTAAGTTTAggattaaggttagggttagggttaggattaaggTTAGGATTAAGGTTAGGATTAAGGTTAggattaaggttagggttaaggttagggttaaggttagggttagggttaggattaaggttagggttaaggttactGTTAAGGTTAGGTTAGGGAAAAGTTCCGgtgctcccaatggccagtccttCCCTGGATATCCCCCAACCCAGATAACATTTACCAGCTGCCATTTATTGATCTTCACAAAATAAccactttttgtattttatttttttaaattcccttttctaccaatttggaatgcccaattcccactacttagtaggtcctcatggtggcgcagttacccACCTTAaactgggtggcggaggacaagtctcagttgcctccgcttctgagaccgtcaatccgtgcattttatcacgtgactcgttgtgcgtgacaccgcagagactcacagcatgtggaggctcatgctactctccatgatccacacacaacttaccacacgccccattgagagcaagaaccactaatcacgaccacgaggaggttaccccatgtgactctaccctccctagcaaccgggccagtttggttgcttaggagacctgactgtaGTCACTaatcacaccctggattcaaactcacgactccaggtgtgatagtcagcgtcaatactcgctgagatacacagGCCCCCTCTGCAAAATAaccactcttaaaaaaaaaaaaagggaaaaaagaaaacaaaaacaaaactatttcaactGACCTCTGTAATTATACAGTGTGTTcagtcttatttctttctttgtaCAGTATTAGTGATACATTTAGACACCgcaactcattctttattatgattgttttccacattttagaataaatgtcaagttatcaaaactatgaaataacaaatGAAAGTATGAGACTTGTAGTGACAGATAAATGTTCAACAAATGAAAGCTGTCTTGTATTTGAGGTTGTTGTTTGTGTAGGTTTGTCTGCTGGACACTTGTtcactgcttttccttcactatccactcacacatttcattttttaattaaaggaatagttcacccaaaaaacccaaaggtttgaaagatcatgagaaacataaatcagtgtgtccaaacttttcatTGGTAGTGTACATTGAAAATGGAGTCTTGCTAGTAATCACCAAAATTAgattatatgtttgtttgtttttttaatgggaCACAATTACCTTGTTTTTAATATTGTGGGCAAATAACACTACTACAAGTATTCTGTTACTCCTTAAGCCTGTCGGCAACTACAGCAGTAAATATGAATCCATCCAGGGCTGTCACACCATCATCTGCTCTTACCTGTGGCTTCTACCATGCCCTCCAGGATGACCACgatctccagctcctccttggccAGATGTTGTTTGGAGATCTCCCAGAACGGACTGTGCTGGTTGATCTCATGGCAGATGATGAGTGGAGACACCAGGAAGAGCCGGTCATCGCCGGTGTCGTAACCCACGTTCATGTCCGTTTGATTGAGGGGAATGAACTCTCCCTCCTTCGTCTGTTTGGACTTGATCAGTTTGGCTCTGATCGACGCCTCCACGATGTGTGAGTTCCGCAGGTCCCCGACACGAAACATCAGACAAAGTCGCCCGTCGCGCATGGAGATGACAGCGTTGGTGGAGAACACCAGAGTCTCTGCGCGCTTCTTGGGCTGCGAGATCTTCACGAACATGCAGCCCACCATGAAGGCGTTGACGATGGAGCCCAGCACAGACTGCACCAGCAGAAGGACAATGCCCTCCAGACACTTGTCAGTGATCACCCTGTGGCCATACCCGATGGTCGTCTCCGTTTCTATAGAGAACAAGAATGCTGACACAAAGCTGTTGAGGTTGTTGACGCATGGAGTCCACTGGTTGTCTCCGATGTGGTCCAGATCACCTCGTATATAGGCGATCAGCCACCACATGAAGCCAAAAAACAGCCACGTCACTGTGTAAACCAGCACAAAGATGAAGAGGTTGAACCTCCACTTGAGGTCCACCAGCGTGGTGAAGATGTCCGTCAGGTAACGGTAGGTCTCGCGCACGTTACCGTGGTGGACATTGCATTTGCCGTCTTTGCGGACGTAGCGCTGGACCTTCTGCTTGACGCGCTCTCGCTCTTGCAGCAGTTTGGGGATATCTTCTCGCACCTGCTTGGGCAGCTTGGGCTGTCGGACTGTGATCGTGCTCTCAACATCCTGCTCCATCTGGACTTCTGGAAGTTTCTAAGCCTGGATGGAGAGAGGAACACAATGAGAAACATCTCAGTGGGACCCACATGACAATACAGCTGCTGCATGCCAGAGATGTACACAACTACATACTTTTATAATCCACTAGATGTCTGAACAATTAGTTGACTAGTTGTCtgaagttagggttaggttaggttagggttggggttaggtcaTGGTTAATTTTCACAAGGGGATGGATAGAGATATTGCGAGGGAATGAGAGGGAACACaaagctatttcagaaaataGAGAAGTATTTTTATCTTGATGCTCATGGCACACTCAGACAGTAAGACATGACACAATGGCCAATTAAGTCTGTCTGCATGTGTATATAGACGAAGAATTAAAAACATCTGTTGTCAGAGAGTaattgtcttgaaatgtattgtttaatGTGGTGGATTTGATGGTTGTAGTCAAACAGTTTCTGTTAGCACGCTTCTCAGcatgttatatatttaaattcatcccctttaaagcaccgCCACTAAAACATATTACAAAATTGCTGTTGGACAACTAAACCAGTTGATCATCCTGACATGGCCGTCTGTGCCGAAGATCTTTCAATCCAAACAGCTCATTATAATATTCATCTCACTTTCACATTAGATAGTTTATGAGCTTCATGGGAGGTCGAGAAAATAGCAGAAAACGTGTTGCAGCGATGATGTTTCATAATACCATTTTACATCTCGATTACAAATGTCTGCTGCTCTTTGAAGTGTTCATCATGACCTGATTCTATCACATCACACCGTTAAATCTTTTGTCTTAATTAACACAGAGCTCTTGTGTGATCAGATCTGCTCTGATTCATGACTCGCACGCCACTTTGACCAGCTCTGACCTCATTACAGCTGTGAAATGCACATCAACGTAAGTGCAAGTTGTGAATGTTTTGCTTAGAAAACAATATGCCACAGTAATAAAATGCAATCAGATAAATTTCATATGAaatgatatttttgtttttatctcaGTGTCCAGCTGGGTTCATCAtcttcagacagacagagagactctGAAGAGTAATTTTGGTGTCACCAGCCGCTGGCAGCATCATACACAACAGACAGATAATTGAATTTACAAAGCATCTCTGTGgctctgtgacacacacacacacacacacacacacacacacacacacacacacagagtactgGACAACAGACGTGATCACATGTGTACAGTATCAGTGATGTGTATTCTGTGTATGAGAAAGAAACGTGATTTACAGCAACCAGAGATCTACAGGAACACCTACTCTACATattacaatagaatagaatagaatagaatagacttgaataataaaagaacaaaatagaatggaacagaacagacTAGCATAGACTACGCTAAAATAAAAGAGAacagactagactagactagaatagactagaatagaatagaatagaatagaatagaggaatgttgatttgaaggatgTGTTGAGGGTTGTTATGGTGTGATGGAGTTACATCATAATAAATGGAGAGAATATATTGCCATCAGCTCCATCaggatcatgtgtgaaatttcATTATTAACATACTTGTACAATCttaatattcattaatattcAACATTAAACACATATGCAGACAGAGCTGTCTGtgaaacacatcacacacacacaagctgcaCTTGAACTGCAATCACACACACTTTTGCCCTCCGAGtggcctcacacacacacacacacacacacacacacacacacacacacacacacacatagttgcAGTAGTGGTGTGTAATCTCaggatcagtgtgtgtgtgtgtgtgtgtgtgtgtgtgtgtgtgtcagaacaCGTCAGATCTGATAACACACATCACTGAcactgaggccacgtccacactaatacgtttgtGTTTGAAAACGTTTCTTTTTCTcaatgttttggccttccgtccacaccgaAGGCATTATTGTTTAGCGAAAACTAagcttttcaaaaacgctctctcaagtggatacatttgaaacacAGTATTTgagttgtagtgtggacagggaagacAGAGAtattggaaaacgatgacatatttgttcccatgtgacgcagtcatgtgatccattcaccCCAAAATAATCAAGACATCCagtttgatagtgttgttaaagataaatgttactttatgtacaatcttcacattgcattccttcaaaggcgacaggaagtttactAGAAATTGCTGCTGGTGAccgaacacgaggacaattgcatttcagaccgtacatgcaacggcgatttttcacatgtgcagtaaggggatttaagcattttcaaaggtttcagtgtggatgagcaacttgtatccggattaatgtggacgtagcctgagAACCTGCGCAAGAACAACTACATCAACACTAACTAGAGGAATAAACACCCAGAAGAGCCTCACAACACTCCAGCATCATTTTACACAAACACCTCTCTCATTCTCCTCAGAAAATCTCAAAATATGTCATCTTATGGGAGCCTGGGTAtatcagtgagtattgacgctgactatcacccctggagtcctgagttcgaatccagggtgtgctgaatgactccagccaggtctcctaagcaaccaaattggtccggttgctagggaaggtagagtcacatggggtaacctcctcgtggtcactataatgtggttctcgctctcggtggggtgtgtggtgagttgtgcgtggatgctgcggagaatagcgtgaagcctccacacgcgctacgtctccacggtaacgcgctcaacaagccacgtgataagatgcgcagatagacatctcagacgcggaggcaactgagattcatcctccaccacccggattgaggtgagtcactacgccaccacgaggacttagagcgcattgggaattgggcattccaaactggggagaaaaaaacatgtCATCTTCTTATAATTGTGTGAagttccatctctctctcttatgtGTAATTGTGTAGACGGCCCTGTGTTACTATCTCTGAGGTTATTGATCAGTGATTGATAAAGTTAACTGTGACCTGTCAGGTCAGCTGGAGTTGAGTTGACAGAGATCATGAATAGCCATTAATAAAACAGAGAGATACAAATGAAAAGAGAACCGTGTGTGTGAGACGTGCAGTCATGACGGTCATCTGCGGCGACAGCTGCGAGAGTCTGATCTCCTCTGACAGCACATTTAAGAGGAAGAGAGGAAACACTTTTGGAGGAACAGTGTCTGTCGATTCACATGACACATCACGTCATGCGGGTTTGCCTTGAGCGGCGAGCATTACTGACATCACAAAACACTTCAAAACACTCCAGTCACACATGGCCAACAGCGGCGTTCGAAAAGCTTCGGGTTACAGTGATACAAAAAATCTCAACCAGTAAAAACACTGGAGCTCACTCAAGAAACATGAGGAGAACACACACGTGTGTGCAAATCATTCTCGTATAAACTCATATTCAATTCAACAATGTCCACAGAAATGATTTTTTCACTGCTCATTTTTCATGAATCAATGAGAACAAGAACAATATGTGTGAATGAAGACTGTAGCTGATCGACACAGTTTGTGTTCAGTGAAAGAGTTCAAGCGCTGTCGTCGCTGTCacatt of the Myxocyprinus asiaticus isolate MX2 ecotype Aquarium Trade chromosome 42, UBuf_Myxa_2, whole genome shotgun sequence genome contains:
- the kcnj6 gene encoding G protein-activated inward rectifier potassium channel 2, with amino-acid sequence MEQDVESTITVRQPKLPKQVREDIPKLLQERERVKQKVQRYVRKDGKCNVHHGNVRETYRYLTDIFTTLVDLKWRFNLFIFVLVYTVTWLFFGFMWWLIAYIRGDLDHIGDNQWTPCVNNLNSFVSAFLFSIETETTIGYGHRVITDKCLEGIVLLLVQSVLGSIVNAFMVGCMFVKISQPKKRAETLVFSTNAVISMRDGRLCLMFRVGDLRNSHIVEASIRAKLIKSKQTKEGEFIPLNQTDMNVGYDTGDDRLFLVSPLIICHEINQHSPFWEISKQHLAKEELEIVVILEGMVEATGMTCQARSSYVASEIKWGYRFTPVLTLEDGFYEVDYNSFHDIYETNTPSCSARELAEMTARSRLPLTWSVASKLSQQGLLDSRDKLPEKSGDADELTERNGDIANIENESKV